Proteins co-encoded in one Arachis stenosperma cultivar V10309 chromosome 7, arast.V10309.gnm1.PFL2, whole genome shotgun sequence genomic window:
- the LOC130941906 gene encoding uncharacterized protein LOC130941906 — protein MDDIFDSSLNLEETHYKEGYNQGHSEGLTAGKEEARQVGLKVGFEVGEELGFYKGCIDLWVSPIQADHAVFSSRAQAGIRQMEELLQRYPMMDPEDQHVQEIMDELRRKFKMVCSSLHIKKIEYDGYPKAVASDANSLEF, from the coding sequence ATGGATGACATATTCGATTCTTCGCTGAACTTGGAGGAGACCCACTACAAGGAAGGATACAACCAAGGCCATTCCGAAGGTCTCACCGCTGGCAAGGAAGAGGCCAGGCAGGTGGGCCTCAAGGTAGGTTTCGAGGTCGGTGAGGAGTTGGGCTTTTACAAGGGCTGCATTGACCTCTGGGTCTCTCCTATCCAGGCTGACCACGCAGTGTTCTCTTCTCGGGCCCAAGCAGGTATCCGGCAGATGGAGGAGCTGCTCCAGAGGTACCCCATGATGGACCCAGAGGACCAGCACGTGCAGGAGATCATGGATGAGCTGAGGCGCAAGTTCAAGATGGTGTGTTCTTCGCTGCACATCAAGAAGATCGAGTATGATGGGTACCCGAAAGCAGTTGCTTCCGACGCCAACAGTCTTGAGTTTTAA
- the LOC130941550 gene encoding pentatricopeptide repeat-containing protein At4g18975, chloroplastic-like: MALWNMIVHAHTRSVSKRLFSRMVTLYDHHHLPEKMIEIFADMEELQVKPDEDTVRRVANAFRKFGQEEKSKLVTKRYGLKWKYIHFNGERVKVRTEAWEEGPFRS, from the exons ATGGCATTGTGGAATATGATTGTACATGCTCACACACGTTCTGTCTCAAAGAGATTGTTTTCTAGAATGGTCACATTATATGATCACCATCATTTGCCAGAAAAGATGATTGag ATATTTGCAGACATGGAGGAGTTGCAGGTAAAACCTGATGAAGATACGGTCAGACGAGTGGCAAATGCCTTTAGAAAATTTGGCCAAGAAGAAAAGAGTAAATTGGTTACAAAACGATATGGGCTCAAGTGGAAATATATTCACTTTAATGGTGAACGGGTTAAAGTTAGAACAGAAGCTTGGGAAGAAGGTCCATTTAGAAGTTGA
- the LOC130941616 gene encoding tRNA threonylcarbamoyladenosine dehydratase 2, protein MEKGKYLALVGTGALFGSVSTIFFLRLLQNHKKVARQYNKNATELNGLETCTIAGKKNDKAVNEDLLKDEIVSEHLTRNIQFFGFESQQKVSASYVVVIGLGGVGSHAASMLLRSGVGKLLLVDFDQVSLSSLNRHAVATRADVGIPKAQCLKEHFSSIFPECQVDAKVLLYDSSTEEEILSGHPDFVLDCIDNIDTKVALLAACVRRGLKVLSATGAGARADPTRIRIADLRESTNDPLSRSVRHRLRKDHGIEGGIPVVFSLEKPKAKLLPFKGPNGEEENPSDYQIVPGFRVRIIPVLGTIPAIFGQVMASYVVTELAGFQVQTEPIVNFDTDHYHTLHQRLIEHEELVYGTSQQVQVDVEEVMYIVKELWHGRSARDQLVKEAGRGMWRSVNELMLVRWDCEKPASISNLILLKFKEVDEHESRTLDEIKEKEPEFYNSVSAVLKRAEIDFGYAH, encoded by the exons atggAGAAAGGTAAATACTTAGCATTGGTTGGAACCGGTGCTCTTTTTGGCTCTGTATCTACCATCTTCTTTCTTAGGCTCCTTCAAAACCATAA AAAAGTGGCGCGGCAGTATAATAAGAATGCTACCGAGTTAAATG GTCTTGAGACTTGCACTATTGCTGGAAAGAAGAATGATAAGGCAGTTAATGAAGATCTTCTGAAGGATGAGATTGTTTCTGAACATCTAACTAG GAACATTCAGTTTTTTGGCTTTGAGTCTCAGCAGAAAGTGAGTGCATCATATGTTGTGGTCATTGGTCTTGGAGGGGTTGGCAGTCATGCTGCATCTATGCTCTTGAGATCAGGGGTCGGCAAGCTTCTTCTTGTGGACTTTGatcag gtttctctttcatcattaaaTCGACACGCTGTTGCAACAAGAGCAGATGTTGGCATTCCAAAAGCGCAGTGCCTTAAGGAGCATTTCTCATCTATCTTTCCTGAGTGCCAAGTAGATGCAAAAGTACTGCTATATGATTCATCTACCGAAGAAGAAATTTTGTCAGGCCACCCTGACTTTGTCTTGGATTGTATTGATAACATTGATACTAAG GTGGCACTTCTTGCTGCTTGTGTACGGAGGGGCCTGAAGGTGTTATCTGCCACTGGGGCTGGTGCTAGAGCCGATCCAACTAGAATACGCATTGCTGATTTAAGAGAGTCAACTAATGATCCATTGTCTCGATCT GTGAGACACCGTTTGAGGAAAGATCATGGCATTGAAGGTGGCATCCCTGTTGTATTTTCTTTAGAAAAACCCAAAGCTAAGTTGCTTCCATTTAAGGGTCCAAATGGTGAAGAGGAAAATCCTTCAGACTACCAG ATAGTACCAGGCTTCAGAGTCCGTATCATACCGGTGTTAGGCACAATCCCTGCAATATTTGGACAAGTTATGGCATCCTATGTTGTGACGGAATTAGCAGGATTTCAAGTTCAAACAGAACCGATAGTCAATTTTGATACCGATCATTACCATACTCTCCATCAACGCCTAATTGAGCATGAGGAGTTAGTATATGGAACATCACAGCAAGTGCAG GTAGATGTTGAAGAAGTGATGTATATTGTAAAAGAATTATGGCATGGAAGAAGTGCTAGAGACCAGCTTGTGAAAGAAGCTGGACGAGGAATGTGGCGATCAGTTAATGAATTAATGCTTGTAAG GTGGGATTGCGAAAAGCCGGCTtctatatcaaatttaattcttTTGAAATTCAAAGAG GTTGATGAGCATGAATCTAGAACATTGGATGAAATAAAGGAAAAGGAACCTGAATTCTACAACAGTGTAAGTGCAGTGTTAAAACGAGCTGAAATTGACTTTGGCTACGCACATTAA